From one Asterias amurensis chromosome 14, ASM3211899v1 genomic stretch:
- the LOC139946920 gene encoding uncharacterized protein encodes MAKGLSHNSTLERFGEEHLMCSICHELFKEPKTLSCFHTFCVNCLLTYQQSFHIKGKCPICRNITVPVRGDITSLTTDFKLTSMIETIKKEDQQAKKQETPTCKTHTGRKCWVYCETCNEFICLTCVTECHNGHAVEEISETVTDEKRQIVADHIPKIEKLLVKISQALDTVPRIWQTLQVAFATIRKDVEDKAIEEIARVNSDKQLILSELDETENERKLRLSQYEDFMKGEKRSLQNLMTCTKRALQVHNNCDFIISYSPLMRDFRILNECKTDQFETNLVSFQPTNTVGVCLGKLKQTPLSLENIEELEPQPQQSQSPCNKWKKIPSGVECGGRGVAVLLNGFVVADPRGQVIVTKSSSNTVWKNCKPNHPRDVSAVGSFVIAVDETKFVRVYNRNETSTPPRNFVTVHASEVKKTQVDLRCVAVKEDGDIVVGDAKSKVLSELSLIDGSIIRVVPVQTPPDFLAVNKYSQMLVSGEYSGTAEVLDSDGVRQFTITPYVNNAKVRCCTGVCWSKSGIYLAMHNKVKRSGHVHHYDDKGIFIECVIQGLILPQGISLTEDETRLIIADDHSVQIFCRI; translated from the exons ATGGCAAAGGGACTATCTCATAACTCAACCTTAGAAAGGTTTGGTGAGGAACATTTAATGTGCTCAATCTGCCATGAACTATTCAAGGAACCAAAGACGTTGAGTTGCTTTCATACGTTTTGTGTAAATTGTCTCTTGACTTATCAACAATCATTCCATATAAAAGGAAAATGTCCAATATGTCGAAATATCACTGTTCCAGTACGAGGGGACATAACAAGCCTCACAACGGACTTCAAATTAACTAGTATGATTGAAACAATAAAGAAGGAAGACCAACAAGCCAAGAAACAAGAAACACCAACTTGCAAAACTCATACAGGAAGAAAATGTTGGGTGTATTGTGAGACTTGCAATGAATTCATTTGTTTAACCTGTGTGACAGAATGCCATAATGGCCACGCGGTTGAAGAGATCAGCGAAACAGTCACAGACGAGAAAAGACAGATAGTTGCCGACCATATTCCAAAAATTGAGAAACTTCTTGTAAAAATCAGTCAGGCTTTAGATACCGTTCCAAGAATCTGGCAAACATTGCAGGTAGCATTTGCGACTATCAGAAAGGACGTAGAAGATAAAGCGATTGAAGAAATAGCTAGAGTAAACTCAGACAAACAACTGATACTTAGTGAACTGGATGAAACTGAAAATGAGAGAAAGTTGAGACTATCTCAATATGAAGACTTCATGAAAGGTGAGAAGCGAAGTTTACAGAATTTGATGACGTGCACAAAACGTGCACTCCAAGTACACAATAACTGTGACTTCATTATAAGCTACAGTCCACTGATGAGGGATTTCCGTATTCTAAATGAATGTAAAACTGATCAGTTTGAAACTAATCTGGTGAGCTTCCAACCAACCAATACTGTTGGTGTTTGTTTGGGGAAATTGAAGCAAACCCCTCTAAGCCTGGAGAACATTGAGGAATTGGAACCCCAACCTCAGCAATCACAAAGCCCGTGCAACAAGTGGAAGAAAATACCGTCAGGAGTTGAATGCGGTGGTAGAGGTGTTGCAGTACTACTGAACGGCTTTGTCGTAGCAGACCCAAGGGGTCAAGTCATTGTCACGAAGTCATCGTCGAATACTGTGTGGAAGAATTGCAAACCAAATC ACCCTCGAGATGTATCAGCTGTAGGCAGCTTTGTAATCGCTGTAGACGAAACCAAGTTTGTTAGAGTATACAACAGGAATGAGACATCAACCCCCCCTCGAAATTTTGTAACGGTCCATGCGTCTGAAGTTAAGAAGACTCAAGTAGATCTTCGATGTGTAGCTGTAAAGGAAGATGGCGATATCGTTGTGGGTGATGCAAAGAGTAAAGTTCTAAGCGAGCTGTCTCTCATCGATGGTAGCATAATACGTGTAGTTCCCGTACAAACACCACCGGACTTTCTAGCTGTTAACAAGTACTCACAAATGTTGGTATCCGGCGAATATAGTGGCACTGCTGAAGTGCTTGATTCTGATGGTGTCAGACAGTTCACCATCACACCTTATGTCAACAACGCTAAGGTGCGTTGTTGTACTGGTGTATGTTGGAGTAAATCAGGTATTTACCTTGCCATGCACAATAAGGTAAAACGTTCGGGTCATGTACATCATTACGATGATAAAGGCATATTCATTGAGTGTGTGATTCAAGGCTTAATACTTCCACAAGGTATCAGTCTAACAGAGGATGAAACTCGGTTAATTATTGCAGACGATCACTCGGTCCAAATATTCTGTCGCATTTAG